The following proteins are co-located in the uncultured Draconibacterium sp. genome:
- a CDS encoding TraR/DksA C4-type zinc finger protein: protein MAINRIEIRATIEKEISKTEKHIAEYKELTRPVEPENAIGRISRMDAINNKSVTEAALRKAKEKLEKLRFALTKVNDDDFGLCSKCKQAIPLGRILIMPQSRTCVKCTK from the coding sequence ATGGCAATAAACCGGATAGAAATACGAGCTACAATAGAAAAGGAAATCAGCAAGACAGAGAAACACATTGCAGAGTACAAAGAGCTTACTCGTCCTGTTGAACCGGAGAATGCTATTGGCCGAATTTCACGGATGGATGCCATTAACAACAAGAGTGTTACCGAGGCAGCACTTCGAAAGGCAAAAGAAAAATTGGAAAAATTACGTTTCGCGCTGACTAAAGTTAACGACGATGATTTTGGTTTGTGCTCAAAATGTAAACAAGCAATTCCTCTCGGTCGAATTCTGATAATGCCACAATCGCGCACTTGTGTAAAGTGTACAAAATAA
- the lgt gene encoding prolipoprotein diacylglyceryl transferase encodes MLNLLGFIHWNVNPEIFSLGFLSVRWYGLLFASGFLIGYYIGEKMLKSENVNSKWIDSLFFYIIIATVVGARLGHVFFYGWDYYSQNPAEIIKVWHGGLASHGGAIGILIAMFLHSKLITKRTMLWTLDRILVPTALVAAFIRLGNLMNSEIYGIETTMPWGIIFERNGEIVAKHPTQLYEALAYLVSFGILTYLYWRTSSKNRPGLLMGAFFILMFSARFFIEFIKEDQEAFEAGMMLNMGQWLSIPFILTGIFLVVRAIKKPEIIFKNK; translated from the coding sequence ATGCTTAATTTGCTTGGTTTTATTCACTGGAACGTAAATCCTGAAATTTTCAGTCTCGGTTTTTTATCGGTTCGGTGGTATGGTTTACTTTTCGCTTCGGGATTTTTAATTGGCTATTACATTGGCGAAAAAATGCTGAAGTCGGAAAATGTAAATTCCAAATGGATCGATAGCCTTTTCTTTTATATTATAATTGCAACTGTAGTTGGTGCCCGTTTAGGTCATGTATTCTTTTACGGTTGGGATTATTATTCGCAAAACCCTGCTGAGATTATTAAAGTTTGGCACGGCGGTTTGGCCAGTCATGGTGGTGCAATTGGAATTTTAATTGCCATGTTTTTACATTCGAAATTGATCACCAAGCGTACTATGTTGTGGACACTCGATCGTATTTTAGTACCCACTGCATTGGTGGCTGCTTTTATTCGCTTGGGAAACCTGATGAACTCAGAAATTTATGGGATAGAAACAACCATGCCCTGGGGGATAATTTTTGAAAGAAACGGCGAAATAGTAGCCAAACATCCAACACAACTTTACGAGGCATTGGCTTATCTCGTATCATTTGGTATTCTTACTTATTTATACTGGCGAACAAGCTCAAAAAATCGTCCCGGATTATTAATGGGAGCTTTTTTTATTCTCATGTTCTCAGCACGCTTTTTTATCGAATTTATAAAAGAAGATCAGGAAGCATTTGAAGCCGGAATGATGCTAAATATGGGACAGTGGTTAAGTATTCCGTTTATACTTACCGGAATATTTTTGGTAGTACGGGCAATTAAAAAACCGGAAATTATATTTAAGAACAAATAA
- a CDS encoding pyridoxal phosphate-dependent aminotransferase produces MITQKAKEITPFIVMEVLEKAAEMEKKGIDVVHLEVGEPDFNVPSCVSKAVQNAFSEGRTHYTHSLGDPELREQIAIKYMNEYGAAVSPDQIIVTSGSSPAILLTLGVLCEVGDEIILSDPGYACYSNFIKFIDAKPVRVPVYEEDGFQYRSSEIKKRLSDRTKGIMINSPMNPTGNLLSLEVMQELNEFNIPIISDEIYHGLVYNDRAHSILEVTDKAFVLSGFSKLYAMTGLRLGYVIAPKEYVRSMQKLQQNLFICASSTAQRAGIEALKSADAEVEQMRQTYGKRREYLIQRLKQMGFSIKVEPTGAFYVFVNIKHLSNDSYKFAFDVLEKAHVGVTPGIDFGENGEGFIRFSYANSIENIKKGMDRLEKYLADNFS; encoded by the coding sequence ATGATTACTCAAAAGGCGAAGGAGATTACTCCATTTATTGTTATGGAAGTTTTGGAAAAGGCTGCGGAAATGGAGAAAAAAGGGATTGATGTTGTACATCTTGAAGTAGGCGAGCCTGATTTTAATGTACCATCTTGTGTTTCAAAAGCTGTTCAAAATGCATTTTCTGAGGGCCGTACACATTATACGCATAGTCTGGGCGATCCTGAATTACGCGAACAAATAGCAATAAAATACATGAATGAATATGGCGCGGCGGTTTCTCCTGATCAGATTATCGTAACGTCCGGAAGTTCGCCTGCCATTTTACTCACACTCGGAGTTTTGTGCGAAGTGGGTGACGAAATCATTCTTTCGGATCCGGGATATGCCTGTTATTCCAATTTTATAAAGTTTATTGATGCAAAGCCCGTTCGTGTGCCTGTGTATGAGGAAGATGGTTTTCAGTACCGCAGCAGTGAAATAAAAAAACGGCTTTCTGACCGTACAAAAGGAATAATGATTAACAGTCCGATGAATCCAACGGGAAACTTGCTTTCGCTAGAAGTGATGCAGGAACTGAACGAGTTTAATATCCCAATAATTTCTGACGAAATCTATCATGGTTTGGTTTACAACGACCGGGCACATTCAATACTTGAAGTAACTGATAAGGCTTTTGTTCTAAGTGGATTCTCAAAGTTATACGCAATGACAGGACTTCGTTTGGGTTATGTTATTGCTCCAAAGGAATATGTTCGTAGCATGCAAAAACTGCAGCAAAATCTCTTTATTTGCGCCAGTTCAACTGCTCAGCGAGCCGGAATAGAGGCGTTAAAATCGGCTGATGCTGAGGTGGAGCAAATGCGACAAACCTACGGCAAACGTCGTGAGTATTTAATACAACGTTTGAAGCAAATGGGATTTTCGATTAAAGTTGAACCAACCGGAGCTTTTTACGTGTTTGTAAATATCAAACATTTATCAAACGACAGCTATAAATTTGCATTTGATGTGTTGGAAAAAGCACACGTTGGAGTTACTCCCGGAATTGATTTTGGTGAAAATGGGGAAGGTTTTATACGTTTTTCTTACGCAAATTCCATCGAAAATATTAAAAAAGGAATGGATCGGCTGGAAAAGTATCTCGCCGATAATTTTAGCTAA
- the ftsY gene encoding signal recognition particle-docking protein FtsY, whose protein sequence is MALFGSFNRKKKENLDQGLLKTKESVFKKLSRAVVGKSKVDDEVLDNLEEVLISSDVGVDTTLKIIDRIEKRVSEDKYMGVNELNKILKEEISALLEENNSADVADFDLPETDGPYVIMVVGVNGVGKTTTIGKLAYNFKQAGKSVVLGAADTFRAAAIEQLEVWAKRVDVPIVKQKMGSDPASVAYDTLASAKANNADVVIIDTAGRLHNKVGLMNELSKIKKVMQKIMPDAPNEVLLILDGSTGQNAFEQAKQFTKATEVTSLALTKLDGTAKGGVVIGISDQFKIPVKYIGIGEKLEHLQIFRRSEFVDSLFS, encoded by the coding sequence ATGGCCTTATTCGGAAGTTTCAATAGGAAGAAGAAAGAAAACCTCGACCAGGGATTATTAAAAACGAAAGAAAGCGTTTTTAAAAAACTTAGCCGGGCGGTAGTTGGAAAATCGAAAGTTGACGATGAAGTATTGGATAACCTCGAAGAAGTACTTATTTCTTCTGATGTTGGTGTTGATACCACGTTGAAAATTATTGACCGAATTGAAAAGCGGGTTTCCGAAGATAAATACATGGGCGTAAATGAACTGAATAAAATTTTGAAAGAGGAGATTTCAGCTCTTTTGGAAGAAAATAATTCAGCAGATGTCGCCGATTTTGATCTTCCTGAAACAGATGGGCCTTATGTTATTATGGTTGTTGGCGTAAATGGTGTTGGAAAAACGACAACTATCGGAAAATTAGCGTATAATTTTAAACAAGCCGGAAAATCTGTAGTATTGGGAGCAGCCGATACTTTTCGTGCCGCAGCAATTGAGCAGTTGGAAGTGTGGGCCAAACGGGTTGACGTACCGATCGTAAAACAGAAAATGGGTTCCGATCCTGCTTCGGTAGCCTATGATACTTTGGCTTCGGCAAAAGCAAATAATGCCGATGTTGTTATTATTGATACTGCCGGACGCTTGCACAATAAGGTTGGTTTAATGAACGAACTTTCGAAAATAAAGAAAGTGATGCAAAAGATTATGCCTGATGCTCCGAATGAGGTATTATTGATATTGGATGGATCAACCGGTCAGAATGCATTTGAACAGGCAAAACAATTTACCAAAGCAACCGAAGTTACTTCGCTGGCTTTAACCAAACTCGACGGTACAGCTAAAGGGGGAGTGGTAATCGGTATTTCAGATCAATTTAAAATCCCGGTAAAATACATCGGTATTGGAGAGAAACTTGAACACCTTCAAATTTTCAGACGTAGCGAGTTTGTTGATTCGTTGTTCTCGTAA
- a CDS encoding FKBP-type peptidyl-prolyl cis-trans isomerase: MLEIGKYKMVKLTYDLYVDDQNGEMIEQATAERPLEFLYGAGMMLPKFETELAGLKQDEQFEIKLDKNDAYGEVNNDAVVELPKSVFLVDGKIDDELIKIGNTVPMMSSNGQRMNGLVLEITDEAVKMDFNHPLAGEDLYFSGKVVEVREASDEEVAQILSGGSGGCGCGSGGCGDGADSCGTDSCGTDSGGGCGCGC; the protein is encoded by the coding sequence ATGTTAGAAATAGGAAAATATAAAATGGTAAAATTGACATACGATTTGTATGTTGATGACCAAAATGGCGAAATGATCGAGCAGGCAACTGCCGAGCGTCCATTAGAGTTTTTGTATGGTGCAGGAATGATGTTACCAAAGTTTGAAACTGAATTGGCCGGTTTAAAACAAGACGAACAGTTTGAAATTAAATTGGATAAAAATGATGCTTATGGAGAAGTAAACAACGATGCAGTTGTAGAGCTTCCAAAAAGTGTTTTTTTAGTAGATGGTAAAATCGACGACGAATTAATTAAAATTGGTAATACTGTACCAATGATGAGTAGCAACGGTCAGCGTATGAATGGGCTGGTACTTGAAATTACTGACGAAGCTGTAAAAATGGATTTCAACCACCCACTGGCTGGTGAAGATCTTTATTTTTCAGGAAAAGTAGTTGAAGTTCGCGAAGCTTCTGACGAAGAAGTAGCTCAAATTCTATCAGGTGGTTCTGGTGGTTGTGGCTGCGGAAGTGGCGGCTGTGGCGATGGAGCCGATTCGTGTGGTACCGATTCATGTGGTACTGACAGCGGAGGCGGCTGCGGATGCGGTTGCTAA
- a CDS encoding transporter substrate-binding domain-containing protein, translating to MRNIILVLVLFLNFFSNRVSSQYNVMFSNHYPPYNYQNEKGELVGFNVDILNAIVELYNLDISIEAGSWQQINEALESGKIQAIGGTHYPGSQNTDYIYTRSTINTSHCFLYNQKYIKTFSIEHFRSEKDPLVALWKNDVLMHYVLSINPTTRFLFVDDYTELINTLDRNDVSCIIAQRIGSMYYAHQLGKDYIQASEHRILERTMGFKVAQNSPELAKIINNGLEVLLSNGEYQQIYDKWILEYDKTPNDWHNYIKYILVVGTVIILSFVMLLFFNWLLQDKVKKRTRALQSQLVLNEKMMTELEAQKFKAEESDKMKSAFLANMSHEIRTPMNGILGFAELLKSEEYLQEEQQQFVDIILQSGDRMLDTINNIIDVSKLESGAEQKQISVVKIKKIMTELQRFFTPEANKKGLELIFNGTISDDADTFYTDEYKLNSILTNLIKNAIKFTSKGFVEIRYSIDKTSAHFWVKDTGMGIAPNKQEAVFNQFVQADISHSRGYEGSGLGLSISKGYVKLLDGEISLKSALGEGSEFHFSIPNSVSEAQQETLEIQPVNGKETSLSKYKVLIAEDDAISFNYLKEIIKEIASSIIHANDGEEAVQLLKDNPDTDIVLMDIKMPQLNGFKATKLIRDFNNEVFIIAQTAYAQDNYINEVKKAGCDAYIAKPISKQKLFEIIAAGKSQN from the coding sequence ATGCGAAACATTATTTTAGTTCTTGTACTATTTCTAAATTTCTTTTCAAACCGTGTTAGCTCGCAGTACAATGTAATGTTTAGCAACCACTACCCACCTTATAACTACCAAAATGAAAAGGGAGAACTAGTTGGATTTAATGTTGACATTTTAAATGCAATTGTTGAACTCTACAACCTTGACATTAGTATTGAAGCAGGTAGCTGGCAACAAATAAATGAGGCACTTGAAAGCGGAAAAATACAGGCCATTGGAGGCACTCATTATCCAGGCAGTCAAAACACTGATTACATTTACACCAGGTCTACAATAAACACCTCGCACTGTTTCCTTTACAATCAGAAATACATAAAGACATTTTCGATCGAGCATTTTCGATCGGAAAAAGATCCACTGGTTGCCTTATGGAAAAACGATGTTCTGATGCACTATGTTTTATCCATTAATCCAACTACACGATTTTTATTTGTTGATGATTACACAGAACTAATAAACACACTCGACCGTAATGATGTAAGCTGCATTATTGCCCAGCGAATTGGAAGCATGTATTATGCACACCAACTCGGCAAAGATTATATACAGGCCAGTGAACATCGGATTTTAGAACGAACGATGGGTTTTAAAGTTGCGCAAAACTCACCTGAACTGGCTAAAATAATTAATAATGGACTGGAGGTACTTCTATCGAATGGTGAGTATCAACAAATTTACGACAAATGGATTTTGGAATATGATAAAACGCCCAACGACTGGCACAATTACATTAAGTATATACTTGTGGTTGGCACTGTTATAATCCTTTCGTTTGTAATGTTGCTGTTTTTTAACTGGCTTTTGCAGGACAAAGTTAAAAAGAGAACCCGTGCTCTTCAATCGCAGCTTGTATTAAACGAAAAAATGATGACCGAACTCGAGGCTCAAAAATTTAAGGCAGAGGAAAGTGATAAAATGAAATCAGCCTTTTTAGCCAACATGAGTCACGAAATAAGAACTCCGATGAACGGAATTCTTGGCTTTGCAGAACTTCTAAAGTCGGAAGAATATTTACAGGAAGAACAACAACAGTTTGTCGATATCATCCTGCAAAGCGGAGATCGTATGCTCGATACAATTAATAATATTATTGACGTATCAAAATTGGAATCGGGAGCAGAGCAGAAGCAAATCTCTGTGGTTAAAATTAAAAAGATTATGACCGAGCTTCAACGTTTTTTCACACCTGAAGCAAACAAAAAAGGACTTGAACTTATCTTTAATGGCACTATTTCGGATGATGCTGATACTTTTTATACCGATGAATACAAACTCAATTCGATACTAACCAACCTTATTAAAAACGCAATAAAATTTACCTCAAAAGGATTTGTTGAAATCCGTTATTCAATTGATAAAACAAGTGCGCATTTTTGGGTTAAAGATACCGGAATGGGGATTGCACCAAACAAACAAGAAGCCGTATTTAATCAGTTTGTTCAGGCGGATATTTCGCATTCAAGAGGATACGAAGGATCAGGATTGGGCTTATCTATCTCAAAAGGATACGTTAAACTTTTAGATGGAGAAATTAGTCTGAAGTCGGCTTTGGGAGAAGGTTCAGAATTTCACTTTTCAATTCCAAATTCGGTCAGTGAAGCACAACAAGAAACACTCGAGATTCAGCCGGTTAACGGAAAAGAAACTTCTTTATCAAAATACAAAGTACTTATTGCAGAAGATGATGCAATTTCATTCAACTATTTAAAAGAAATAATAAAGGAGATTGCCAGCAGTATCATACATGCTAACGACGGAGAAGAAGCGGTACAACTGCTGAAAGACAACCCCGACACTGACATTGTCTTAATGGATATTAAAATGCCTCAACTTAACGGATTTAAAGCCACAAAGTTAATCAGAGACTTTAATAATGAGGTTTTTATAATTGCCCAAACAGCTTATGCTCAAGACAACTACATTAACGAGGTAAAAAAAGCAGGCTGTGATGCGTACATAGCAAAACCCATTTCAAAACAAAAGCTTTTTGAGATAATTGCGGCAGGTAAAAGCCAGAATTAG
- a CDS encoding nitroreductase family protein, with translation MDFSELINSRFSVRKYKNTPIEVGKLIKVLEAGQAAPSAVNFQPWHFIVINEPHQLAQIQNTYQREWIKQAPVIFVVCSDHSVSWKRNTDGKDSADIDVAIAVDHMTLMATELGLGTCWVCNFDVNKVSELLELPKHIEPCVLLPIGYPVAETGVKKRKSLSEIVHQNKFGNTFS, from the coding sequence ATGGATTTTTCAGAACTGATTAATTCCCGTTTCTCTGTTAGAAAATACAAAAATACTCCCATTGAAGTAGGTAAGCTCATTAAGGTTTTGGAAGCCGGACAAGCTGCCCCTTCTGCCGTTAACTTTCAGCCCTGGCATTTTATTGTAATAAATGAACCCCATCAACTTGCTCAAATACAGAATACGTATCAACGCGAATGGATAAAACAGGCACCGGTAATTTTTGTAGTTTGTTCAGATCATTCCGTGTCATGGAAAAGGAATACCGATGGAAAAGATTCGGCTGATATCGATGTTGCTATTGCAGTTGATCATATGACTTTAATGGCCACCGAACTCGGATTAGGTACTTGCTGGGTTTGTAATTTTGATGTAAACAAAGTTTCGGAGCTACTCGAACTACCCAAACATATTGAACCTTGTGTTTTGCTGCCAATAGGTTACCCGGTTGCAGAAACAGGAGTTAAAAAACGCAAAAGTCTGTCCGAAATAGTTCATCAAAACAAATTTGGGAATACCTTTAGCTAA
- the secA gene encoding preprotein translocase subunit SecA — protein sequence MAFVSKLLGKILGNKSERDIKEVSPIVEKIKIEYDRILKLSHDGLREESAKLKQIIAERIKPEEDEIAALKIKAEEADIQDSEKFYEQIDKLEERIDEKLEEVLAEILPTAFAVIKDTARRFAENASIEVIANDFDKDLSTTRNSIVINGEKAIWSNTWIAGGTEVTWNMVHYDVQLIGGIVLHNGNIAEMATGEGKTLVATLPVFLNALTRRGVHVVTVNDYLSKRDAEWMGPMYEFHGLSVDCIDKHQPNSEDRRKAYNSDITFGTNNEFGFDYLRDNMSINPEDLVQRKHHYAIVDEVDSVLVDDARTPLIISGPVPKGENQQFEELKGYVEKLYRVQRELVNRIFIDAKKLLTNPNATADEKKEGGLLLLRAHKGLPKNKSIIKFLSEEGMRAILQKTENLYMQENSKNMHIVTDPLYFIIEEKQNSVELTDKGIDLISKGFEDSEFFVLPDMGGKIAELENSGLAPDKIQDEKDRLLQDYSIKSERVHTINQLFKAYTMFEKDVEYVVIDNKVKIVDEQTGRIMEGRRYSDGLHQAIEAKENVKVEAATQTFATITLQNYFRMYHKLAGMTGTAETEAGELWDIYKLEVVVIPTNRPIVRDDRQDLVYKTKREKYNAVSDEIVKLHHAGRPVLVGTTSVEISELLSRMLKIKGIKHNVLNAKLHAREADIVAEAGRAGTVTIATNMAGRGTDIKLTEEVKKAGGLAIIGTERHDSRRVDRQLRGRAGRQGDPGSSQFYVSLEDDLMRLFGSDRISGVMDKLGLEDGEVIQHSMISKSIERAQKKVEENNFGIRKRLLEYDDVMNSQREVIYKKRRHALFGERLEVDVLNMMYDSVEELVNEYHGSDTFEDFNMELMRLLSMESPIGAEEFKSLKPAEISERLYEKMIAGYNRKVEAISKQAYPVIKNVYETKKEVYKNIVVPITDGKRVFQIVCNLEKAYENKGKELVKSYQKQIVLNTIDEGWKEQLREMDDLKQSVQNATYEQKDPLLIYKFESFNLFKVLVDKVNKDVVSTLMKGQIPIQSPDQVREAEARRKVDMSRYKTQKSELPGAENAMEGANTQTQERSKPQPVKVEKHVGRNDPCPCGSGKKYKQCHGRGGM from the coding sequence ATGGCTTTTGTTAGCAAATTACTTGGAAAGATACTTGGAAATAAATCGGAACGCGATATAAAAGAAGTAAGTCCTATTGTAGAAAAAATCAAAATTGAATACGATCGTATTCTGAAACTTTCACACGATGGGTTAAGAGAAGAATCGGCAAAATTGAAGCAGATTATTGCTGAACGTATAAAACCTGAAGAAGATGAAATTGCAGCTCTGAAAATAAAGGCTGAAGAAGCAGATATTCAGGACAGTGAAAAATTTTACGAGCAAATTGATAAGCTGGAAGAGCGAATTGATGAAAAACTGGAAGAAGTTTTAGCTGAAATTCTTCCAACTGCCTTTGCTGTTATTAAAGATACAGCACGCAGGTTTGCCGAAAATGCCAGCATTGAGGTAATTGCCAACGATTTTGATAAAGACTTGTCGACCACACGGAACAGTATCGTAATTAATGGTGAAAAAGCCATTTGGAGTAATACCTGGATTGCCGGCGGAACAGAAGTTACCTGGAATATGGTACATTACGATGTGCAGCTAATTGGTGGTATTGTACTTCACAACGGTAATATTGCAGAGATGGCAACCGGTGAAGGAAAAACTTTGGTAGCTACACTACCTGTTTTTCTTAACGCTTTAACCCGTAGGGGAGTACACGTGGTAACGGTGAATGATTACCTGTCGAAACGTGATGCTGAGTGGATGGGGCCAATGTACGAATTCCATGGTTTGTCGGTTGATTGTATTGATAAACATCAGCCCAATTCGGAAGACAGACGCAAAGCTTATAATTCGGATATTACTTTTGGTACAAACAACGAGTTTGGTTTCGACTACTTGCGTGACAATATGTCAATAAATCCTGAAGATTTAGTTCAACGCAAACATCATTATGCCATTGTCGATGAAGTTGACTCTGTTCTTGTTGATGATGCGCGTACTCCGCTTATTATCTCGGGACCGGTGCCAAAGGGCGAAAATCAGCAATTTGAGGAACTTAAAGGTTATGTTGAAAAATTGTACCGGGTTCAGCGCGAGTTGGTAAATAGAATATTTATCGATGCTAAAAAACTGCTGACAAATCCAAATGCCACAGCCGATGAGAAAAAGGAAGGTGGCTTATTATTGCTTCGTGCACACAAAGGTTTACCCAAAAATAAATCGATTATCAAATTCCTGAGCGAAGAAGGGATGCGGGCGATTCTTCAGAAAACGGAGAATTTATATATGCAGGAGAACAGTAAAAACATGCATATTGTTACCGATCCGCTTTATTTTATCATCGAAGAAAAACAAAATTCGGTTGAATTAACGGATAAAGGAATTGATCTTATCTCGAAAGGTTTTGAAGATTCAGAATTTTTTGTTCTGCCTGATATGGGAGGAAAAATTGCAGAATTGGAAAACTCTGGTTTGGCGCCTGATAAAATTCAGGATGAGAAAGATCGTTTATTGCAGGATTATTCAATTAAATCAGAAAGGGTTCATACTATAAACCAATTGTTTAAGGCTTACACCATGTTCGAAAAAGATGTGGAGTATGTGGTAATTGACAACAAGGTTAAAATTGTTGATGAACAAACAGGCCGTATTATGGAAGGCCGCCGTTATTCCGACGGATTGCACCAGGCAATTGAGGCAAAAGAAAACGTAAAGGTGGAAGCTGCCACACAAACTTTTGCTACCATTACATTACAGAATTATTTTAGAATGTATCATAAACTTGCCGGTATGACTGGTACTGCTGAAACTGAGGCAGGTGAATTATGGGACATTTATAAGTTGGAGGTTGTGGTAATTCCTACAAACCGACCAATTGTTAGAGATGACAGACAAGATTTGGTTTACAAAACCAAACGCGAAAAATACAATGCTGTAAGCGACGAAATTGTAAAATTGCACCATGCCGGTCGCCCCGTTTTGGTGGGTACAACTTCGGTTGAAATTTCGGAGCTATTAAGCCGAATGCTCAAAATAAAAGGGATTAAACACAATGTACTGAACGCGAAATTACATGCTCGCGAAGCCGACATTGTGGCTGAAGCCGGTAGGGCAGGAACGGTAACTATTGCTACAAACATGGCCGGTCGTGGTACCGATATTAAACTTACCGAAGAGGTTAAAAAGGCCGGTGGTCTTGCAATTATTGGTACCGAGCGTCATGACTCCAGACGTGTTGACAGACAGCTGCGAGGTCGTGCAGGACGTCAGGGAGATCCGGGATCTTCGCAGTTTTATGTGTCGCTGGAAGACGATTTGATGCGTTTGTTTGGATCTGACCGTATTTCAGGAGTTATGGACAAGCTGGGATTGGAAGATGGAGAAGTTATTCAACACTCCATGATTTCAAAATCGATTGAACGTGCTCAGAAAAAAGTGGAAGAAAACAACTTTGGTATTCGTAAGCGATTACTGGAATACGACGATGTAATGAATTCGCAACGTGAGGTGATTTACAAAAAACGCAGACACGCTTTGTTTGGAGAACGTTTGGAAGTGGATGTACTGAACATGATGTACGATTCGGTGGAGGAACTGGTAAATGAATACCATGGTTCGGATACTTTTGAAGACTTTAACATGGAACTGATGCGCTTGCTTTCGATGGAATCGCCTATTGGTGCCGAAGAGTTCAAAAGTTTAAAACCGGCCGAAATTTCTGAACGTTTATACGAGAAAATGATTGCCGGATACAATCGCAAAGTAGAGGCGATTTCGAAACAGGCGTATCCTGTAATTAAAAATGTATACGAAACCAAAAAAGAAGTTTACAAGAACATTGTAGTTCCGATAACCGATGGTAAACGTGTATTCCAAATTGTTTGTAACCTCGAAAAAGCATATGAAAACAAAGGGAAAGAGCTTGTAAAATCGTATCAAAAACAAATTGTACTTAATACCATTGATGAAGGTTGGAAAGAGCAGTTAAGAGAAATGGACGATTTGAAACAATCGGTACAGAATGCTACTTACGAGCAAAAAGATCCTCTGTTAATTTATAAGTTTGAATCTTTCAATTTATTTAAAGTACTGGTTGATAAGGTAAATAAAGATGTGGTTTCTACTTTGATGAAAGGACAGATTCCTATTCAGAGTCCTGATCAGGTGCGCGAAGCTGAGGCTCGCAGAAAAGTAGATATGAGTCGTTACAAAACTCAAAAATCGGAACTTCCGGGAGCTGAAAATGCTATGGAGGGTGCAAATACTCAAACACAGGAACGTTCGAAACCACAGCCGGTAAAAGTTGAGAAGCATGTAGGACGAAACGATCCTTGTCCGTGTGGTAGTGGTAAAAAATACAAACAATGCCACGGAAGAGGTGGAATGTAA
- a CDS encoding fructosamine kinase family protein, with translation MPDLLMKEVEALMTMEFAEKVKVISAKLIGGGCINHAMKLDTNRGQYFLKWNSNCAPDLFVREAEGLNELRKASEDCLKIPKVICVKEVDDSPGFLVQEYLQTGNNSGKTDEMLGRGLANMHNYENSQFGFFETNYCGATVQNNLWKKNWVDFFVENRLRFLVHLIEEKGLFSSGELKLFDKLFDKLPSLLPQKSKAVLIHGDLWSGNYMNTSEGPALIDPAVYYADREMEFSILTMFGGFSNRFFQAYNEINPLEPDWQERNLLYQLYHILNHYYLFGGTYGQQALSISKRFI, from the coding sequence ATGCCTGATTTATTGATGAAAGAGGTTGAAGCCTTAATGACAATGGAATTTGCCGAAAAGGTAAAGGTTATTTCGGCTAAACTTATAGGTGGCGGCTGTATTAATCATGCAATGAAACTCGATACCAATCGGGGACAGTACTTTTTAAAATGGAATTCAAATTGTGCGCCCGATCTGTTTGTTCGCGAAGCAGAAGGTTTAAATGAGCTTAGAAAAGCAAGCGAAGATTGTTTGAAAATTCCGAAAGTAATTTGTGTAAAAGAAGTTGATGATTCTCCGGGTTTTTTGGTTCAGGAATATTTGCAGACAGGTAATAATAGCGGCAAAACCGACGAAATGCTCGGAAGGGGACTGGCCAATATGCATAATTATGAGAATTCACAGTTTGGATTTTTTGAGACGAATTATTGTGGTGCTACAGTTCAAAATAATTTATGGAAAAAGAATTGGGTCGATTTTTTTGTTGAAAACCGCTTGCGTTTTTTGGTTCATTTAATTGAAGAAAAGGGTTTGTTTTCGAGTGGCGAATTAAAATTATTTGATAAACTTTTTGATAAACTTCCATCACTTTTGCCCCAAAAATCAAAAGCTGTTTTAATTCATGGAGACCTTTGGTCGGGCAATTACATGAATACATCCGAGGGACCTGCTTTAATCGATCCCGCAGTTTATTATGCCGATCGCGAAATGGAGTTTTCCATATTAACAATGTTCGGCGGATTCTCAAATCGTTTTTTTCAGGCTTACAACGAAATTAATCCACTCGAACCGGATTGGCAGGAAAGAAACCTGCTTTATCAACTCTATCATATTTTAAACCATTACTATTTATTTGGGGGAACATATGGTCAGCAAGCTTTGTCAATATCTAAACGGTTTATATAG